A genomic window from Vitis riparia cultivar Riparia Gloire de Montpellier isolate 1030 chromosome 18, EGFV_Vit.rip_1.0, whole genome shotgun sequence includes:
- the LOC117905764 gene encoding disease resistance protein RUN1-like has protein sequence MAAASYSSQWSYDVFLSFRGEDTRNNFTAHLYDALCRRGINTFIDDDKLGRGEAISPALFKAIERSMHSIIVLSENYASSRWCLEELVKIVECKKSRGQRVLPIFYNVDPSDVRKQRGKIGEALAKHQENLENLEREKVWREALTQVSNLSGWESRNKNESMLIKEIITNVSNELFRMYSSDEKNLVGIFPRIKEVESLLCFESSDVRIVGIWGMAGIGKTTLANVVYKKVCHQFESSAFVQNVGEDFKKQGLIGFQQKLLSLLVDDGKLNIRGCTSIQARLCSKKVFIVLDDVKDQAVLEYLTENQDSFGQGSRIIVTTKDKQLLTSNLVNYYEIRKLNDDEAMKVLCHYSSKHQLPDYDCMELSRRVTTYAQGLPLALKILGSFLFGMERHEWKSYLEKLKDTPNPKINQVLRLSYDELDHKVKDMFLDIVCFFKGEDKDYVEDIFEGCGFFPSSGIRTLLDKSFLTISNNKLQMHDLIQHMGMEVIREKSPKDPGKWSRLWSHKDVSHVLKKNTGTEEVEGIFLDLSNLQEIHFTSKGFERMNKLRLLKVYKSHICKDSECPFKMEQCEVHFSQNFKFHSDDLRSLYWHGYSLKSLPHDFNPENLVELNMPYTHIEQLWKGIKDLEKLKFMELSHSECLVEIPDLERASNLERLVLEGCTKLSSVHPSLSVLKKLVFLSLRDCIKLRDFPESIELESLQILILSGCSKLKKFPEIKGYMKRLSELFLDGTAIEELPSSIEYATGLVILDLTNCKMLRSLPNGICNLKSLETLLLSDCSKLESLPQNFGKLKRLRKLYADRIPIRALPTSFADLRNLQVLSFHGCKGLNSPDFFLPPLSALGFLKDLNLSDCNIMDGSQLSSLSLLLSLKKLNLSGNKFASLPSSISQFPQLTVLKLLNCRRLGALPELPSSVEVINAHNCISLETISNQSHYTGLRHAIFTNCFKMKEHQRNMESSFGTVVANIHQFGSRSSYPQDHGRPLLFRILIPGSGIPDWFSHQNKGWIVRKSPPKNWKNSNFLGFALCAVLRLKDLIHQEMHYLTYGISSDGTHVPSMRDFIPHRFENGLIESDHIWMAYAPAPCKSWDDSEAIIVSFMISGSRNTVKSCGFRLVYAEDVRDNNATMIQHISPPQHSSVILEELDHSIPEDGKAGSSLDPREPSGSGCSYTSLELQNEDEYHTADDLSSSDYSNEDLESKSIDYCYTHEEDQALAECTARMQEQWMRANAVAMTHTPATEHRKKRAKILK, from the exons ATGGCTGCTGCTTCTTATTCTTCTCAGTGGAGTTATGATGTGTTTCTGAGTTTTAGGGGAGAAGACACCCGCAATAACTTCACTGCCCATCTCTATGACGCCTTGTGCCGGAGAGGAATCAACACTTTCATCGATGATGACAAGCTTGGAAGAGGTGAAGCCATATCTCCAGCTCTTTTTAAAGCGATTGAGAGGTCAATGCATTCTATTATTGTTTTGTCGGAAAATTATGCATCTTCTAGGTGGTGCTTGGAGGAGTTGGTGAAAATAGTAGAGTGCAAGAAAAGCAGGGGACAGAGGGTTCTCCCAATTTTCTACAACGTGGATCCATCAGATGTTCGGAAACAGAGGGGTAAAATTGGAGAAGCACTGGCTAAGCATCAAGAGAACTTGGAGAATTTGGAGAGGGAGAAGGTTTGGAGGGAGGCTCTCACTCAAGTTTCAAATTTATCCGGCTGGGAATCCCGGAATAA GAATGAGTCAATGCTCATTAAAGAGATCATCACCAATGTTTCAAACGAATTGTTTAGAATGTATTCAAGTGATGAAAAAAATCTAGTTGGAATATTTCCTCGCATAAAAGAAGTAGAATCCCTGCTTTGTTTTGAGTCATCTGATGTTCGCATAGTAGGAATTTGGGGCATGGCTGGCATTGGTAAAACAACACTCGCTAATGTTGTTTATAAGAAAGTCTGTCATCAATTTGAAAGTTCTGCATTTGTTCAAAATGTTGGCGAAGACTTCAAAAAACAAGGTTTAATTGGCTTTCAACAAAAACTTCTTTCTTTATTAGTGGATGATGGAAAGTTGAATATAAGAGGATGCACTTCTATTCAAGCAAGGCTTTGTTCCAAAAAGGTTTTTATTGTGCTTGATGATGTGAAAGATCAGGCGGTACTAGAATACTTAACTGAAAATCAAGATTCATTTGGGCAAGGAAGTAGAATCATTGTCACGACAAAGGATAAACAATTGTTAACTTCAAATTTAGTGAACTACTATGAGATCAGAAAATTAAATGATGATGAAGCCATGAAGGTCCTTTGCCATTATTCCTCAAAACATCAACTTCCAGATTATGATTGTATGGAGCTCTCAAGAAGAGTAACTACTTATGCTCAAGGCCTTCCTTTAGCTCTCAAAATTTTAGGCTCATTTTTATTCGGTATGGAGAGACATGAGTGGAAAAGTTATTTGGAGAAGCTAAAAGACACTCCTAATCCAAAGATCAACCAAGTACTTCGATTAAGTTATGATGAACTAGATCATAAAGTGAAGGATATGTTTCTTGATATTGTATGTTTTTTCAAGGGAGAGGATAAAGATTATGTAGAGGACATATTTGAGGGTTGTGGCTTCTTCCCTTCTTCTGGAATAAGAACTCTTCTTGACAAATCTTTCCTAACTATTTCCAATAACAAGCTCCAAATGCATGATTTAATACAACATATGGGTATGGAAGTTATTCGCGAAAAATCCCCCAAGGATCCTGGAAAATGGAGCAGGTTGTGGTCGCATAAGGATGTCTCCCATGTATTGAAAAAGAATACG GGAACAGAAGAAGTTGAAGGCATATTCCTTGACTTGTCAAATTTGCAAGAGATACACTTTACCTCGAAAGGATTTGAAAGGATGAACAAACTTAGGCTGCTCAAAGTCTACAAATCTCACATTTGCAAAGACTCTGAATGCCCTTTCAAAATGGAGCAATGTGAAGTGCACTTTTCTCAGAACTTTAAATTTCATTCTGATGATTTGAGATCCTTATATTGGCATGGATACTCTTTGAAATCATTGCCACATGATTTTAACCCAGAGAATCTAGTTGAACTTAACATGCCTTATACCCACATCGAACAACTTTGGAAAGGAATTAAG gatcttgagaaattaaaattcatGGAACTCAGTCACTCTGAATGCCTCGTGGAAATCCCTGATTTAGAAAGGGCTAGCAATCTTGAAAGGTTGGTCCTTGAAGGTTGTACTAAATTGAGTTCAGTTCACCCATCCCTTTCAGTTCTTAAGAAACTAGTTTTCTTGAGTTTAAGAGACTGTATAAAACTTAGGGATTTTCCAGAGAGTATTGAGTTAGAATCTCTTCAAATCCTTATCCTTTCTGGTTGCTCAAAACTTAAGAAGTTTCCTGAGATCAAAGGGTATATGAAACGTTTATCAGAGCTCTTTTTAGATGGGACAGCTATAGAAGAACTACCCTCATCAATTGAGTATGCTACCGGGCTTGTTATATTGGATCTAACAAACTGCAAAATGCTCAGAAGTCTTCCAAATGGTATCTGTAATTTGAAATCTCTTGAAACCCTACTACTTTCTGATTGCTCAAAGCTTGAAAGTTTGCCACAGAATTTTGGGAAATTAAAACGGTTAAGGAAGCTTTATGCAGACCGAATTCCTATAAGAGCTTTGCCTACCTCCTTTGCTGATTTGAGAAACCTTCAAGTATTATCTTTTCATGGATGTAAAGGACTGAATTCCCCTGATTTCTTCTTGCCTCCTTTGTCAGCTTTAGGCTTCTTAAAAGACCTAAATTTGAGTGACTGCAATATAATGGATGGGTCACAATTGAGTAGCCTTAGCCTCTTGTTGTCATTGAAGAAGTTAAATTTAAGTGGGAACAAATTTGCTAGTCTGCCTTCAAGCATCAGTCAATTTCCTCAGCTGACAGTACTTAAGTTGCTAAACTGCAGGAGGCTTGGGGCCTTACCGGAGCTTCCATCAAGCGTAGAAGTAATAAATGCACATAATTGCATATCATTGGAGACAATCTCAAATCAAAGTCATTACACAGGGCTTAGGCATGCTATATTTACCAATTGTTTCAAAATGAAGGAGCATCAAAGGAACATGGAATCTAGTTTTGGGACTGTGGTAGCTAATATTCACCAATTTGGATCGAGATCCAGCTATCCTCAG GATCATGGAAGGCCCCTTCTATTCAGGATTTTAATCCCTGGAAGTGGAATACCGGATTGGTTCAGCCATCAGAACAAGGGGTGGATAGTTAGAAAGTCACCTCCAAAGAATTGGAAAAATAGTAACTTTCTGGGTTTTGCTCTTTGTGCTGTCCTTCGTCTCAAGGATCTGATCCATCAAGAGATGCATTATTTAACATATGGCATTTCCAGTGATGGAACACATGTGCCTTCCATGAGAGATTTCATCCCTCACCGTTTTGAAAATGGATTAATTGAGTCAGATCATATATGGATGGCATATGCGCCTGCACCATGCAAGAGCTGGGATGACTCAGAGGCTATTATCGTTTCATTTATGATATCTGGTTCTCGCAACACAGTGAAGAGTTGTGGGTTTCGGCTAGTGTACGCTGAAGATGTTAGAGACAACAATGCAACAATGATCCAACACATCTCTCCTCCTCAACATTCAAGTGTTATCCTTGAAGAACTTGACCACTCAATTCCTGAAGATGGCAAAGCCGGGAGTAGCCTTGACCCTAGGGAACCCAGTGGAAGTGGCTGCTCCTACACAAGCTTAGAATTACAGAATGAAGATGAGTACCACACTGCTGACGATCTCAGTAGCAGTGACTACTCGAATGAGGACTTGGAATCAAAGAGTATTGATTACTGCTACACTCATGAAGAGGACCAAGCTCTAGCAGAATGTACAGCACGCATGCAGGAACAGTGGATGAGGGCAAATGCAGTGGCAATGACACACACACCTGCAACAGAGCACAGGAAGAAGAGAGCAAAAATCTTGAAATGA